A region of the Canis lupus dingo isolate Sandy chromosome 8, ASM325472v2, whole genome shotgun sequence genome:
tccacatccattccaacatttgttgtttcccctcttgttaattttccccattctcactggtgtgaggtggtatcccattgtggttttgatgtgtatttccctgatggcaagtgatgtggagcattttctcaggtgctttttggccatgtctatgtcttcccatgtgaaatttctgttcatgtcttttgcccatttcatgattggattgtttgtttctttggtgttgagtttaataagttcttaatagaccttggatactagccctttatctgataggtcatttgcaaatatcttctcccattctgtaggttgtcttttagttttgttgactgtttcttttgctgtgcagaagtttcttatcttgatgaagtcccaatagttcatttttgcttttctttcttttgccttcgtggatgtatcttgcaagaagctgctgtggccaagttcaaaaagggtgttgcttgcgttctccactaggattttgatggattcttgccaCACAATTACATCTatcatatattttgattttatcttgGTGTCTGTtttaagagagtggtctagtttcattcttctgcatgtggatgtccaattttcccagcaccatttattgaagaggctgtctttcttccagtggatagtctttcctgctttgtcgaataatagttgaccataaagttcagggtcgacttctgggttctctattctgttccattgatctatgtgtctgtttttgtgccagtaccacactgtcttgatgaccacagctttgtagtacaacctgaaatctggcactgtgatgcccccagctatggttttcttttttaaaattcccctggctatttggggtcttttctgatgccacacaaatcttaagattatttgttccagctctctgaagaaagtccatgatattttgatagggattgcattaaatgagtaaattgccctgggtagcattgacattttcaccatattaattgttccaatccatgagcatggaatatttttccatctctttgtgtctttcacaatttctttcaaaagtgttctgtagtttttagcgTATattaccactttggttaggtttattcctaggtatcttatgatttgggttgcaattgaaaatgggattgactccttaatttctctttcttcaggctcattgttagtgtatagaaatgccactgatttctgggcattgatttcgtATCCTTCCACATTGcggaattgctgtatgagttccaccAGTCTTGGAGTAGAGTCCTTTgtgttttctaggtacagtatcatgtcagctgtgaagagggagggtttgactttttcttgccagtttgaatgccttttatttctttttgttgcctgattgctgaggctaaaaTCCTCACATTTCCAATAATGTTCTTAGTTTAGTTATATTGCAAAACtgaagtaatcaaaacagtatggtactgacacaaaatgaataattaagtaattttaaaatgaaataaaaaccatccaTCAACCTAATTCacgatattatttttaaattaattaatctattgtaattttattttcatctgtttgtttacttttgttaGATATTAGAAAGGACAAGCTCTGTGATATGACtctattcttttaacttttccctcaagtgtttttttattcatgagagagacacacagagacagagagggaggcagagacacagacagagggagaagcaggctccatacagggagcctgatgtggtattCAAGCCCAgtgctccaggatcaggccctaggatgaaggcagtgctaaatgtttatagcagcaatgcgcACAATACCCAAAGTGTGgtaggagcctcggtgtccattgaaaattgaatggataaagaagatgtgatctatatatacaCTGGTATATTATtaagccattagaaacgacaaatacccaccatttgcttcaatgttgatagaactggagggtattatgctgagtgaagtaagtcaatcagacaaggacaatcattatatgggttcactcatacggggaatgtaataaatagtgaaaaggattataggggaactgagagaaaatgagtgggaaatatcagaaagggtgacaatatgtgagaggctcctaactctaggaattgatcaaggggtagtggaaggggaggcaggctggGGGATTGGATGAATAGGTGAGAGGGActaggggggcacctgatgggatgagcactggtgttatactatatgttggcaacttAAAGTCCATAAGTAGTATTCAAAAAATTACTCATCACAGGGGGCATCTGGGTTCTGCAGTCCATTatatgtccaactcttggttggtcatgatcaggtcatgatctcaggttcctgggttAGAACCCCAAATCAGgctgtggaatctgcttgagattttctctcttactctgccccttctgcttggtctgtctttctctctctcaaataagtgaataaaatatttttttgaaaaatcactcaTTACAGGGTTCTATCTCTCAGGAATTAACATGGCTTAGTTTTTCTCTGTGCTCAGATTATGTGGAGGCAGCCCATGGGATATGTGGCATTGGGGCACCCTTGGTGATGAATTTGAAATCACAGCAGCTGAAGATGTTGGTTATGTTCCCCTCAGTGATCCAAGTGATACATTCCCATGTCTGCTACATAGGATAGGATATTCCAGGAAggtcattattttctttaaattattcgAGGTATCATGTCACTCCCTTTTGGCTTTCCTTATTATTAACTGGAAATCCATTATCTATCTAAATGATGACCTTCTAACACAGATTTTCAAAACGTTTTGCTATTTGCTTACTATTCCTAAGATTTCAGTCTCTTAAGTTTactgcattttctcttttgcttgtcCAGGTGCAGATTACCTTTTATATCTGCCAGCAATATTTCTGAGGTACACCTGACATTgactcttattatttctttcatcagaatttgACACATTATCAATACTAGTTGCAAAAGGGGCTGAGagattttgctcattttttcccaaaaatcaTAGGATAACAATGAAAATGGGATACTGCTAGTTTTTGGTGTTAAAATCTTTTTACCATAATGTAACCTCCCTCTTCCTATTCAAAACCAATCTTGGGGATCATTGCTGTCTTTTTTGTCAATACATTAAAGATTTACTTGTTCAAACTGATAATTACCATTTCAATTTGCAATATCTTTAATTGGCTTCTAGGATCATCCACCACTATAAACTTACTCATTTAACAGTTTCTAAGTTACTGGTGTTTCACTTCACAGTATTTGAGAAGAGATCGTCccctgtgtattttcagaccataatgctttgaaataagaactaaccacaagaagaagtttggaaggatttcaaacaccatactgctaaaagatgaaagggtcaaccaggaaattaaggattaaaaagattcatggaaactaatgagaatgaagatgcaaccattcaaaatccgtgggatacagcaaaagcaggcCTGAGGGGGAAATgaatcacaatacaagcatccatccaaaagctggaaagaacttaaatacaaaacctaaccttatacctaaaggagctagagaaaaaacagcaaatagatcctacacccggCAGAAGAGACTTAATAAATATTcgggcagaactcaatgaaagagagaccagaagaactgtggaccagaaaaacaaaaccagaagttggttctttgaaagaatcaataagatagataaatcagtagccagccttattaaaaagaagagagagaagactcaaattaataaagtcatgaatgagaaaggagagatcactaccaacaccaaggaaatacaaatgattttaaagcatattatgagcagctatacaccaataaattagacagtctagaagaaatgaacgcatttctggaaaaccacaaactacgaaaactggaactggaagaaatagaaaacctgaacaggccaataaccagggaggaatttGAAGTAGTCAttaaaaaactcccaagacacaaaagtccagggccagatggcttcccaggggaatgctatcaaacgtttaaagaagaaaccataccaattctactaaagctgtttggaaagatagaaagagatggaatacttccagactcgttctatgaggtcagcataaccgtaattccaaaaccagacaaataccccactaaaaaggagacttacagaccaatatccctgatgaccatggatgcaaaaattttcagcaaatactagccaataggatccaaaaatacattagaaGATTATtgaccatgaccaagtgggatttatcccgggacacaaggctggttcagcacttgtaaaacaatcaatatgattcatcatatcagcaagagaaaaaagaggaaccGTAGTATCccctcaatagatacagagaaagcatttgacaaactacagcatccattcgtgatcaaaactcttcagagtgtagggatagagggaacattcctcaacatctttaaagccatctacgaaaagcccacagcaaatatcaccCTCAAtgtggaagcactgggagcctttcccctaagatcaggaacaagacaggatgtccactctcaccacgctattcaacatagtactggaagtcctagcctcagcaatcagacaacaaaaagacattaaaggcattcaaattggcaaagaagaagtcaaactctccctcttcgccgatgacatgatactccacgtaaaaacccaaaagcctccaccccaagattgctagaactcatacagcaattcggtagcgtggcaggatacaaaatcaatgcccagaaatcagtggcatttctatacactaacaatgagactgaagaaagagaaattaaggagtcaatcccatgtacaattgcacccaaaagcataagatacctaggaataaacctaaccaaagaggtaaaggatctataccctaaaaactatagaacacttctgaaagaaattgaggaagacacaaagagatggaaaaatattccatgctcatggattggcagaattaatattgtgaaaatgtcaatgttacccagggcaatttacacttttaatgcaatccctatcaaaataccacggactttcttcagagagttagaacaaattattttgagatttgtgtGGAAATAGAAAAGACCCTGACTAGCCAGgggaatttgaaaaaagaaaaccatagctgggggcatcacaatgccagatttcaggttgtactacaaagctgtggtcatcaagacagtgtggtactggcacaaaaacagacacatagatcaatggaacagaatagagaacccagaagtggaccctgaactttataatcaactaatattcgataaaggagtaaagactatccattggaagaaagacagtctcttcaataaatggtgcagggaaagttggacatccacatgcagaagaatgaaactagaccattctatTACACCAGAcatcaagataaaataaaaaatggatgaacgatctaattgtgagacaagattccctcaaaatgctagaggagaacacaggcaacacccttttttgaactcggccacagtaacttcttgcaagatacatccacgaaggcaaaagaaacaaaagcaaaaatgaattattgggacttcatcaagataaaaagcttttgcacagtaaaggatacagtcaacaaaactcaaagacaacctacagaatgggagaagatatttgcaaatgacctatcagataaagggctagtttccaagatctataaagatcttattaaactcaacaccaaagaaacaaacaatccaatcgtgaaatgggcaaaagacatgaagacaaatctcacagaggaacacatagacatggccaacacgcacatgagaaaatggtccgcatcacttgccatcagggaaatacaaatcaaaaccacaatgagataccacctcacaccagtgagaatggggaacattaacaaggcaggaaaccacaaatgttggagaggatgcagagaaaagggaaccctcctgcactgttggtgggaatgtgaactggtgcagccactctggaaaactgtgtggaggttcctctaagagttaaaaatagacctgccctacgacccagcaattgcactgctggggatttaccccaaagattcagatgcgaTTAAACACCggtacacctgcaccccgatatttctagcagcaatgtccacaatagccaaactgtggaaggagcctcagtgtccatcgaaagatgaatggataaggaagatgtggtctatgtatacaatggaatattcctcagccattagaaatgacaaatactcaccatttgcttcaacgtggttggaactggagggtattatgctgagtgaaataagtcaatcggagaaggacaaacattatatgatctcattcatttggggaatataaaaatattggaagggaataaaggggaaaggagaaaaaaatgagtggaaaatatcagaaagggaaaaaaaacttgagagactctaagtctgggaaacgaacaaggggtggtataAAGGCacgtgggcggggcctgggagtgactgtgtgacaggcactgaggggggcacttgatgggatgagcactgggtgttatgctatattttggcaaattgaactccaataaaaaataaataaataaaaataaaaaataatttaaacaggtTCAAATGTATAAATTCCCTTATTACCACACATATGTGgatattattcatatttattttatctagaGTGCTAgattatgttttttctttcttctaacaaTAAGATTTGTCAGAATTTCATATTCATTATATACATATTCACTATGATTTTGCAAAATAAGTATTTTGGAATTGTCTCAATCTTGGTATCTACTACATTGGGTGATACAGTTTTCCATACATATTCAGTAAATGCTTTTTAGTTGAATTATttcctataaattattttttttgttttgcttattgtaTAGTTCTATTATCGGAAAGGAAGACTTTTCAATTCTGAGTTTGTACTTTCTATAACCAGAGAATATTGTATTCTGGCTTTGCGTACAGTGGCTTCAATATTGAGGAATACAAATCTACAGTCATGCTTGGAAGAGGATAGCATGGACAGTGGCAGCTAACAAAGCCACTTAGGAGGCTTTTCCTTCAGTTACTATGAAGACATTTCTATTGCTTCCCATAGTTGCTTTGCACTTTCTTCAGCCCCAAGGGGAGACTACTCTGACCCTCactaaagaaaaatcttcaggGAATCTGTGTATATGTCCCAAGGTAGAAGACAGGTTTCCAAGTTTCAATGCTGATGAAATCCTAATTCTCCTTTACAAGAGGGATCTTATACTATGTTATTTCTGCATCCTAGCCACAtgagttaaaaagagagaagaaaaaaacacaattggAATCTGGTGTTTATCTGTAGCGTAAATGATGTACCAAAGTCAATGACATAGCAGTGAGGAGATTCCTTagctaatttcccttgtgatttaaTTAAATGTAGTATAGTCTAAGACATAGTCTTGCTGGTATaggaaattttaaagcaaatgttaCTAATGCCTTCCATTTCTGAAAAATGACCAAACAGAGCATATGCTGTGAGTATATCTGGGAGGAATATAATCCATGTTATTTATTACTTTTCTAGAAAGTAATGAAGTTAATATATAAGAGAACTTAAATACTTTTGGATTATTCTTTTAACATAAGTCATTATACCTCCTTAGACATTCATTTTGCATTTAGGAGGAGAAACTATAGCCTATCAATTAAaaccactaaaataaaaattatatatatattatatatatataatataccgaatatatatggaaaatggTACCGCCAAATGTAGTAGGTAccaattttatagatatatatatatcctattcatatttaaatagtattttttatagattaaaattaatttctccaTCATCCGGTTTTCTTCTATATACAACTAGAGAGTTATATACAACTAGAGTGTGTATAACCATATTTTTTTGCTGAAAGTAGAATTAGATAACTGTCatggttaaaaaaagagagattttccTTTTGGGATAATGTTCACCTGATCCTGTCGTGAAAGCTCACTAGGTGCTATTTCcaaatagttatatatttttcttgctcTTAATGCCAGGAAAAAAAGGATCATTCAATGTCTTATTCATAATGGCAATAAGAGATACATTGGACATTTGATTATATGCAACCAATATAAATGTCaaatttgtttttgtggaatcagagaaacaaaaatcaataaaaaagtattttttaaattagtccattttctcctccaaaattttattttattttattttattatttatttttaaagattttatttacttattcatgagagacacagaaaggcaaaaacatagacagagggagaagtagtctccttgcatggagtctggtACAGTAACCAATCCCCCAACCGCGATCaaaccctgagctaaaggcaaatattcaaccactgagttacccaggcatccctcatccaaaattttattgaattataaattcTACATTGACTGCTAGTCATAATATTCCTCAAAAACTTTTTGAATAGTAGTATAGTCTCCAGAAagtgcaattttattttgttggagAAATGTTAGGACTTTAAAAGATTAATATACACAGATTGATTTAATGGgacaagtaaaataattattggCCATGCTAATAGaacttgactttttttaaaaaaagattttatttatttattcatgagatacagagagagagaaagagagagagaggtacagacacaggcagaaggagaagcaggctccattccatgcagggaacctgacgtgggactcaattccgggtctccaggatcacaccctgggcagaagttggcgctaaaccaccgagccacccaggctgcccagaacttGACTTTTTAACCAGGTTTAACTAATGAACTTTTATGGTATATATCTACTGGATCAAAAGTGTTCTACTGGGACCATTAATGCTGTAGCATAAAATCTATattcatatttcaataaaattttatcatcCAAAATGTCCATAAATGCTTACCTTGGATCCTTCACATTGCATTTAGCTGATTTTTCTTGGTGATATATAGGGGAtatcaaatgtatttctttacaACTGGGACTTAAAGAAGTAGTTATATGCATACTTACATACAAAAGAACAATTTTTATTATGGGCACTAATAATTTCTCTAATCCAATTTCTACTTGTcatctgtatatatataatatatatgtatatgtatatatatgtatgtatatatatataaatggaatatatatattctattgaaATACCTTGTTTCTCTACAAAcaagatttctatatattttttcttaattttggcaagaatacttAAAATGACTATAGTTGTACTGTTTTCTACACTTAAAATTTGGTAATTGAGTATATCTTACATGAAGTCTGTCTTcccaatagccaagctatggaaacatCTTATGTTCATTGaaggttaaatttatttctgactttGAAAATATGCTTGACTTTTCTCAACCACTGTAGAAATATTGATGAACACAATGATTCAAAAAATAATGAGCCTTCCACATTGATGTTGAATTctactctttttgtttgttttgttttctggagaaCTCACatactaatcttttttttaaataataattttattttttattggtgttcaatttgccaacatacagaataacacccagtgctcatcccatcaagtgcccacctcattccccaccacccagtcaccacccccccgccttccaccacccctagttcgtttcccagagttagaagtcttccatgttctgtctgcctttctgatatttcccacttattttttctcctttcccctttattccctctcactattatttatattccccaaattaatgagaccatataatgtttgtccttctctgattgacttatttcactcagcataataccctccacttccatccacgtcgaagcaaatggtgggtatttgttgtttctaatggctgagtaatattccattgtatacatagaccacatcttctttatccattcatctttcgatggacaccgaggctcataCTAATCGTTTACCCAAGCCTAAGTGATGACATATAATGAGGGTCACACAGTTAAAATTGTAAAGCAACTGGTATGGAGTAGGAGCTCCATTCTAAAGGTTCCCTTTCCCCATTCACTGGCTTCTGACTGTAACAGTTATGTTCACCATCCTTCCATGTATAGGGTGTTAAATACTCAGTGATGGAACAAAGCTATGTTCTTCCAATaggcacattttaaatattagcttGGACTGTGATCTTTTAAAACAACCTACCTGGGTACAAATTTTACTCTAACACTTGAAGTGATGTAGGTCTTAGAAAGTAATTTActgttttagtttgtttgtttgtttcatttgtgAAGTGAATTTTTAgactatttatttcagagattgaCTTTGTAAATCAAGTGAGCTAATTcatggaaaatgtttttaaacacatCAAGTATGTTATTGCCAGCcgttaacttttattattattagaagtctattatcatgaaataaatgattataaaaatattccatcctTGCTCATTTTTCATATTCTGGGCTTTGTTGATTTATTCCAGATCAGAGATGATGAGCTATGGATATAACAAACCAAACAAGAGTGACAgagttcatttttcttgggtttcCTGGTGTTCTACATCTGCGGATCACCTTGTTTGTGATATTTCTTACTGTATATCTACTCTCCCTCACAGGAAACACtctcattattttcattgttctcaTGGATATCACACTCCAAACGCCCATGTACATTTTCTTAGGAAATTTGTCATTCCTGGAGATCTGGTACACCACAGCCACGGTGCCTAAATTGCTGGACACCTGCCTCTCACAGGTTGTTACCATCTCTGTTTCTGGTTGTATCACCCAGTACTACTTCTTTTTCTCCATGGGAGCTACAGAGTGCATCCTGCTGGCAGTGATGGCCTATGATCGGTACCTGGCCATCTGCAGCCCTTTAAGATACTCACTTCTCATGAGTATTCGTGTGTGCCTGCGGTTTTCAGCTGGATCTTGGATTGGGGGCTTCATTGCCCCTCTCTTACCTACCATACTCATTTCTCATCTAAATTTCTGTGGCCCCCAGAAGATCAGCCATTTCTTTTGTGACTCAGACCCCATTTTCAAACTCTCCTGCTCAGATACATTTTTGGTGGAGGCTTTGGGCTACACATGTAGCTCTGTTGTGATTCTAAGTTCTTTCCTTCTCACCATGTCTTCCTATGGACACATCGTGGTCACAATAATCAAGCTGTCTTCCAGGGAGGCTCGGAAGAAAACTTTCTCCACCTGTGCCTCCCACCTCACTGTGGTCTCTATCTATTATGGCACCATTATCTTTGCCTATGTTCGCCCTCCAGCCAAGTACAATTTCACCATTGGTAAAGTGATATCAGTGTTCTACTGTGTGGTTACCCCTTTGGTAAATCCTCTAATATATACCCTGAGaaacaaagatgtgaagaaagCTTTCAGAAAAGCTCTAGCAAGAAAGAGAATGCTCTTGACCTGATATATGAGTGATTTGAGAGACATTCTAAAATAATCCATTTAGAGTGGATTCCCAAACCACACTTGCAAATAgtaagtattaaaaattatattatggaATCTATCATGGTAAAACAAGTATCAACTTTCTcggatttttataaaatattcaagataaataaatcaattcagttcagaaagagaaaatgaaaaatagaaaaaaaaacgaCCTGAGCCAgattttccttcactgtgtactTTCTTAAATTACTGAAGAAgctttatatatttcaattattaaaatacagtttaggggatccctgggtggctcagcagtttagcacctacctgcctttggcccagggcacgatcttggagtcccagaatcaagtcctgcgtcaggctcctggcatggagcctgcttctccctcctcctgtatctctgcctctctctcactcactctctctctcataaataaataaataaataaataaataaataaataaataaataaatctttaaaaaatacagtttagtAACAAATGGTGTAACAAGATTgctaaaggaaattttttttcaaagctttttggCCTGAGTTTTTTCCACTTGATCACTTCTCAAAGTGTTTCTATTCCAAGTGTGATCAATGCACTAGAAGCATCAGAATaatctgggagcttgttagaaatgcctCCCTAAGCCAGACCTTTTGAATGAAAATATGCAACTCAACAAGATGCCCTGTTGACTGATGTTCAGATTATATTACCAGAGACACTATTTTAGGCAACTAAGgtcttaaataatatatttttaagggcaAAGTATAACAAAATGAAGAGTTTCTTACATATGCCAATGCTTGAATTTTTTCTTGAACTTCAAGGTACCATTTTCTAGTATATATCAAAAGTATATGTTTTTCTGAATTCctaattagtttttttatttttgaaacagaaCATATGGGTGGAAAATAATGTCTAAATTACCTATATGCATAAATGAAAAACTTGTGCCGTACACCGACATTTTTTCTAACCCTTTTCCACTGAAATTTCAAAAGCTGTGCACAAACTCTCACAATAACAGGGAGGCATTCTGTACCAACACGCAGCCATTCTGTATGCCATCTTACTGCAGGAGGAAGAATCTCTTCTACCTTCCGGGGCTCTGTGGCTAAGACTAAGTATTAAACTGACATGAGACCaagtaacagaagaaaagcatactcattttaatttccatgtgCACATAGGTgtcttcaaaaggaaaatgaacctGAAGAAGCATTTTGGCCCCAACATTTACATacctttttaaacaaagaatgaTAAACTGTGGGCATGTTACAAACAGGCTTGAGCAGTAAATTATGGGAAAGTGCCTAGAGAGAATATATGGGGGGAactaaaataatgtattattttggtAGGTTTGTTTCACAAGTGTATTTTGGcctcagctcccagtctgcactgaTGAGTCTCTTCCTGGGACAGGGTGTGCACCTTTCATAGAAAGTGCTATGACCTCCTTTGAGATAGAAAGACAGAAGTCAGAGAGCCCTTCCTGCATATTGTTTCTCAAgagccttcagctcaaaataggCACTAcaccaaagtggcatattttgtgTAACATGTTCTTAACCATCCAGAATTGAACagaaaattctttatctttttaatatagtCTTATTTTCAAACCCATTTTTTAGCAGAATATATATCTAAATCTTCCctttctttattatattatttatccCAAAGctctgagttttgttttcttttcttttcttttctttcttttttttctttaaatgcttgcTCAAACCAGGGGCCATGGACGCTTTTGAGACATTCATCAAAGAGAGTATCACTTATTCCAACTGCAATTTAAAGACATACAAAAAGAAGCTTACCTGTCTGTTCACTCATTTTCATCCCGTCTTTATgttttttgtaaattctttgcTCTTACTTTCAAAAACTGCAACAAA
Encoded here:
- the LOC112672712 gene encoding olfactory receptor 11L1-like; this encodes MDITNQTRVTEFIFLGFPGVLHLRITLFVIFLTVYLLSLTGNTLIIFIVLMDITLQTPMYIFLGNLSFLEIWYTTATVPKLLDTCLSQVVTISVSGCITQYYFFFSMGATECILLAVMAYDRYLAICSPLRYSLLMSIRVCLRFSAGSWIGGFIAPLLPTILISHLNFCGPQKISHFFCDSDPIFKLSCSDTFLVEALGYTCSSVVILSSFLLTMSSYGHIVVTIIKLSSREARKKTFSTCASHLTVVSIYYGTIIFAYVRPPAKYNFTIGKVISVFYCVVTPLVNPLIYTLRNKDVKKAFRKALARKRMLLT